In Pseudokineococcus lusitanus, the DNA window TCGCGCTCGTCCGCGAGCGTCGTGCGCCGCCCCGTGGCGACGTCGACGGCCACGAGGGTGTCGGACTGCTCGCCGTGCGCCCGGGGCACGACCCACGTGCCGACGGCGGTGCGCCCGTCGTCCGTGAGGGTCCAGCCGGTGTCCTCGAGCCCCGCACCGACGTGGCCGGTGAGGTCGCGCAGCTCGAGCCGCGGCTCCTCGGCGCCGACCTCGCCGGGCGCGGCCGCCAGCGGCTCCGCGGCGAGCAGGCGCGGGCGGGCGGGACCGAGGTCGGCGTCCCAGAAGCGGACCGGCGTGGCGGTGTGGAGGACGGCGCTGACGCCCGCCTCCGTGCGGGCGCGCCGCTCGTCGGCGTCGTCCCCGTCCCGCCCGGCGGCCGGCATCGTCGAGGACGTCAGCAGCAGCGTGCCCGCGGTGCGCGCCACGGCCTCGACGGCGACGCCGCCGGGCCGGGTCGCCACGAGCCGCGCCTCCCCGCCCGCCGCGGGCAGCGCCCACAGGGCCGGGGGCGCGTCGTCGTCCCCGCCGCCGCCCGCGGGCCGGCCGGGCGCCGTCGTGTCGGCGGGCCCCGGGTCGCTGCCCGGGTCCGGCGCCGGGGCGCCGCCCGCGCGCCCCGGCACGACCGGCGCGGGGCGACGGGCGGTGAAGAGCAGGTCCCCCTGCGGCGTCCACACGGGCGCGGCCTCGCCGGTGCCGCCGCGCGTGAGCCGTCGGCACGGCCCGCCGTCCAGCGGCGACTCCCAGAGGCTCGTCGCGTAGCCGGTGCCCTCGCCGTCGAGCGTGACGACGGCGAGCGCGAGGCGCCGCCCGTCCGGGCTGACCGCGAGGCCGCTCACCCGCGGCTGCGCGACGTACGCGTGGAGGTCGTGCAACGGGTCCGGGCCGGGCGTCGTCCGTGCGTCAGGGGTCACGGCACCGTGCTACCACGCGGCGGGCGCCGCGCAGGGGCGGCGGTCGCCCTGCGGGTCAGGGGCGGCCGCGGCCCTTCTCGGCGAGCATCGCGTTGTACGCGGTGAGGTCGGCGTCGCCGTCGCGGTCGGCGGCCCGGTCCCGGCGCCGCTGCTCCCGCTCGTCGCTGCGCGACCACTGGACGGCCACGACGACGAGCAGGACGACGGTCGGCAGCTCCCCGAGGCCCCAGGCGATGCTGCCGCCCGTGCGCTGGTCGGCGAGGGCGTCGATGCCCCAGCCGGTCGAGGAGAACCAGCTCTGGGCGAGCAGCGCCTCGCTCGAGATGATGGAGATCCCGAAGAAGGCGTGGAACGCCATCGTCGCGAAGAGCAGGACGAGGCGGAGCGGGTAGCCGAGCCGCGGCGGCCCCGGGTCGACCCCCACGAGCGCGTTGGTGAAGAGGAAGCCCACGCCCACGAAGTGGGCCGTCATGAGCAGGTGCCCGACGTGGGTGGACAGCGCCAGCTCGAACAGCGGCGTGTAGTAGAAGACGATCAGGCTGCCCGCGAAGAGCACCGCCGCGACGACGGGGTGGGACACGAAGCGGGCCCACCGCGACTCGACGAGCACGAGGAGCCACTCCCGCGGCCCCCGGGAGCCGTCCCGACGGCGCGGCAGCGAGCGGAGCGCGAGGGTGACCGGCGCGCCGAGCACGAGCCCGATGGGCACGAGCATCGACAGCGTCATGTGCTGGAGCATGTGCGCGCTGAAGACGGTGCGGCCGTACGCGGCCGGGGCGCCGCTCGTGAGGTAGGCCAGCAGCGCGGCGCCGAGGAGGAAGGCGACGGTGCGCCCGACCGGCCACCGGTCGCCGCGACGCCGCAGGGCGAGGACGCCGCGGACGTAGGCCAGGGCGAGGGCGATCGCGACGCCGAGCCAGAGCACGTCCGGCTGCCACTGGGTGAGGACGCTCGAGGGGCGGAAGGGCTCCGGCAGCAGCTCGCCGGTGAGGTACTCCGCCGGCGTCGGCGCGGGCGGCAGCTCCTGCGGCACGGGGGGCGGCGTCAGCGACAGGGCCGCGGCGACGCCGAGGACGCCGCCGACGAGGACGACCTCCCCCGCGACGAGGCGCCAGAAGGGGCCTCGCACGCGGTCGCCGGCGGTGGCGCGGGCGTCGAGGGTCGCGAGCAGCGAGCGCCGGTGAAGGTACCCGGCGACGCCGAGGACGACGCTCGCGACCGTCTTGACGAGGACGAGGCGGCCGTAGCCGGTGCCGAGCAGGTCGCCGAGGCCCGCGACCCGCAGCGACGCGTTGAGGACGCCGGAGACGACGACGAGGGCGAAGCCGACCCCGGCGAGGGTCGAGAAGCGGCGCGCGACGACGGGCAGCTCGGGGCCGAGGCGGCGGGCCGTGGCCACGAGCGCCATGAGCCCGCCGATCCACACGGCGACGCCCAGCACGTGCAGGCCCCAGGAGCTGACGGCCGTCTCGTGGCCGCTCGTGCCGGTGGAGTGCGCGTTGAGCGCCAGCGGCGCGAGGGCGAGGACGGCGAGCGCCGCCGTCCAGCCCGCCCCGGCCGGGGTGCGGACGCCGACGGCGGCCGTGGCGACGAGCGCGACGACGACGGCGGAGACGAGCAGGGCCTGGCCCTGGCCGATCTGCGTCGCGACGACGGCGAGCTGGCTGCCGAAGGTCGGGTCGGACAGGGCCGTGCCGGAGAGGTTGGCGGCGGTGAGGACGAGGACGGCGAGGCTCGCCGGCGTCCACACGAGGGAGCCGACCATCCCGGCGCGCAGCGCCGCCTGCCAGGACGGGGCCCTCGCCGGCACCACCCCCGCGGCGAGGACGAGGCCGCCGATCGTCACGGCGAGCGCGAGGTCGCGGACGACGACGGCGAGCGGGAGGCCGTAGCGGACGACGGCGCCCGGGTCGCGGACGAGGTCCGGCTCGGCGGCCCCGCCCTCGGCGAGCGCCCAGAGGAGGCCGGCGACGGCGACGACGGGCGTGAGGACCACGACGGCGAGCCACCAGCGCGGGAGGGGGCCCGTGGGCCCGTCCGCGGGCGTGCGCGTTGCGTCGTCGTCCCGCCGCGCCCTCGGCGCCGTCCCTGCGCTCACCGCACGAGGGTAGGCGCCCCCGGCGTCGTCCCGGTCGGCGGCCGCGCCCCGGACCTCCCGCCTCGCCGTGCCCGGACGGCAGGGATCTGTACGGTCGTCCCTCGTGAGCGAGGCGTCGGCGGCTGCCCCTGCGGACCAGGAGATCGTGGAGCTCCCGGCTCCGCCGCAACTCCCCGAGGGGGAGCCGGTGGCCGGGCCCTGGCGGACCCGTGCCGTCACCGACCTGCTGGACCGGCTGGAGCGCGCCGCGGGGACCGTGCGCGGCCGGCCGCGGGTCGTCGCCGTCGACGGCCGCGGTGGCGGCGGGAAGTCCACGACGGCCGCGCGGCTCGCCGCCGCGGCCCCGCAGGCGGTCGTCGTCGCCGCCGACGACGTCGCCTGGCACCACTCCTTCTTCGGGTGGACCGACCTCCTCGCCGAGGGCGTCCTGCGCCCCGCGCGCGAGGGGCGCGCCGTGTCCTACCGGCCGCCGGCGTGGGAGGCCCGCGGCCGCGAGGGGGCGATCGAGGTGCCGGCGGGGACGCAGTGGGTCTTCGTCGAGGGCGTCGGCTCCGCCCGGCGCGAGCTGGACGGCGTCGTGGACGCGGTCGTGTGGGTGCAGTCCGACGCCGACGAGGCCGAGCGGCTCGGGCTCGCGCGCGACGTCGCCCACGGGCAGAACGGCGACGCGGCGCAGAGCGAGGCCTTCTGGCACGAGTGGCAGGCCGAGGAGCTGCCCTTCCTCGCCGACCAGCAGCCCTGGACCCGCGCGGCCGTCGTCGTCGGCGGCGTCGGCCTCCCCGACGTCGAGGAGGGGCGCGTCCTCGTGGCCGACGGCCCCCTCGTCGCCGAGCAGGCCCCGCCGGCGGCGCACGACGCCCCGGAGATCACCTACGACGAGCAGCGCTACCCCGCCCGCCCCCGGCGGCTCCGGCCGCGCGCGCAGCTCGAGGGCGGCCGCCGCCGGCGCACCCCGCGCCACCGCGAGGCCGACGGCTCGAACCCGGCGTACGTCGACTGGCTCGTCCAGCAGTCGATGCTCGCCGACGCCGAGCACCTGAGCCGCCAGCTGACGGGCAGCCCGGCCATGTGGCGCAACCCCTACGCCCGCCCCGACGCGCGGCGGGCGGTCGCCGCCACCTCGGTGTGGTTCAACGCCTACCCGATCTCCCTCATCACGCGGCCCGGCGAGTCCTTCCTCGCGGCGGTCGGCGGCGAGCAGCTGTGGGAGGCGTTCCAGGCCATCGGGATCGACGGGATCCACACCGGCCCGGTCAAGCGGGCGGGCGGGCTGACCGGCTGGGAGGAGACGCCGAGCGTCGACGGCCACTTCGACCGGGTCAGCACCCAGATCGACCCGGCCTTCGGCACCGAGGAGGAGTTCCGGGCGCTGTGCGAGGTCGCGGACGCCCACGGCGGCTCCGTCATCGACGACATCGTCCCGGGCCACACCGGCAAGGGCGCCGACTTCCGCCTCGCCGAGATGGCCCACGGGGACTACCCGGGGATCTACCACATGGTCGAGATCCCCGAGCCGAGCTGGCACCTGCTGCCCGACGTCCCGGCCGGCCGCGACGCGGTCAACCTCGACGCGGCGACGGAGGCCCGGCTGGCCGCCGAGGGCTTCATCATCGGGGCGCTGCAGCGCGTGATCTTCTACGCGCCGGGCGTCAAGGAGACCAACTGGAGCGCCACCGGGCCGGTGGTCGGCGTCGACGGCGTCACGCGCCGCTGGGTCTACCTCCACTACTTCAAGCAGGGCCAGCCGTCGATCAACTGGCTGGACCCCACCTTCGCGGGCATGCGCCTGGTCATCGGCGACGCGCTGCACAGCCTCGCCGAGCTCGGCACGAGCGCCCTGCGGCTGGACGCCAACGGCTTCCTCGGCGTCGAGCGCTCCTCCGAGGGCTCCCCGGCGTGGTCCGAGGGGCACCCGCTCTCGCAGGCCGCGAACCACGTCATCGCCAGCACCGTCCGCAAGGTCGGCGGCTTCACGTTCCAGGAGCTCAACCTCGGGATCGAGGACATCCGCGACACCGGGGCGGTCGGCGCTGACCTGTCCTACGACTTCGTCAACCGGCCCGCGTACCACCACGCCCTCGCCACGGGCGACGCCGAGTTCCTGCGCCTCACGCTGCGGACGTCGCTGCGGCTCGGGGTGGACCCGGCGACGCTCGTCCACGGCCTGCAGAACCACGACGAGCTGACCTACGAGCTCGTCCACTGGGCGACGGCGCACGCCACCGACACCTACGAGTTCCGCGGCCGCGAGGTCACCGGCGACGAGCTCGCCCGGACCGTCCGCGCCGACCTCCTCGAGGCGCTCACGGGCCCCGCGTCCGACTACAACCGCGTCTTCACGACGAACGGCATCGCCTGCACCTCGACGTCGGTCATCGCGGCCACCCGCGGCCACACGACGCTGGACAGCATCGGCGACGACGACGTCGAGATGATCCGGCGCGCGCACCTGCTCCTGGCGATGTTCAACGCCTGGCAGCCGGGCGTCTTCGTCCTCTCGGGCTGGGACCTCACCGGCATGCTCACCGTGCCGGAGGAGCAGGTCCGCGCCCTCACCGAGACGGGCGACACCCGCTGGGTGGAGCGGGGCGCCCACGACCTGCTCGACGTCGCCCCCGAGGCGACGACGTCGGCCAGCGGCATGCCGCGCGGCCGGTCGCTCTACGGCCCGCTGCCGCAGCAGCTCGAGCAGGCGGACTCCTTCGCCACCCGGCTCTCCGGGCTGCTCGCCCTGCGTGCGCAGCACCACCTCGCCACGGCGACCCAGGTCGACGTCCCCGACGTCGCCCACCCGGGGATGCTCGTCATGGTCCACCGCCTCGACGGCGGTGACGCCTCGCTGACCTCGGCCACCATCCAGGTCACCGTCCTCAACTTCACCGGCGAGCGCGTCGAGGGCACCGTCCGCTCGGACACCTTCGTCCCGCGCGCCGCCGTGGTCGACGCCCGCGACGGCGGCGAGGTCGGCTGGGTCGACGACCTGCACAGCTTCAGCGTCTGGCTCAGCCCCTACAGCGGGCTCTTCCTGCTCATCCACCCGAGCTGACCCCGCCCGCCCCCACCCGGAGGAGCCCCGTGAGCACCGCGACGTCGTCCCGCCCGTCCGAGGAGCCGGTGCGGCTCGTCCACGTGGGGCTCGGGGACTGGGGCACCAACTGGGAGCGGCACGCGATCCCGCCGGTCCCCGAGGTGGACCGGGTCGCCCTCGTCGACCCCCACGAGCCGACGCTGCGGGCCGCGCAGGAGACCTTCGGCGTCCCCGACGCGGCGTGCTTCACCTCGCTCGACGCGGCGCTCGGGGCCGTCCGCGCGGACGCGGTGCTGCTGACGACGCCGATGACGACCCACGTCCCCTTCGCCCTCGAGGCGCTGGCGGCCGGCGCGCACGTGCTCGTGGAGAAGCCCTTCGCGGGCACGGTCGCCGAGGCGCGGGAGGCCGTCGAGGTCGCCGAGCGAGCGGGCCTCACCCTCCAGGTGAGCCAGAACTACCGCTCCTACCCGGCCCCGCAGGAGGCCCGGCGGCTCCTGCGCGCCGGTGCCGTGGGCGAGCTGTCGGCCGTCGCGGTCGACTTCCGCCGCTGGGACCACGACGCGCCCGCGGGCGCGTCGCGGCACTACGACTTCCCGCACCCCCTGCTCTTCGACATGGCGATCCACCACGTCGACCTCCTGCGGATGATCACCGGCCGCGACGCCGTCGAGGTGTACGCGAAGGTCATGGACCCGCCGTGGAGCCGGTACCGCGAGGAGGCGTCGGCCGCGCTGACCGTCGAGATGACCGGCGGCCTCGTCGTCAGCTACCGCGGCAGCTGGGTCAGCCGGGCCCCGCAGACCGCGTGGGCGGGCCGGTGGAGCCTCGAGGGCAGCGACGGGCACCTGGCCTTCACGAGCCGCGGGGGCGAGGGGCCGGACGACGACGAGCTCGAGCTGACGACCGCCACCGGGCCGGGCGCGGGGGAGCCGCGGCGGGTCGAGCTGGCGCGGCCGGCGCTGTGGGGCCGCTCCGCCGGGCTGCGCGCCTTCGCGGCGGCCGTCCGCGGCGGCCCCGCCCCCGAGACGACGGGACGGGACAACCTCGGGAGCGTGGCCCTCATGGAGGCCGCCGCCCGCTCCGCCGCGAGCGGTCGCGTCGAGGCCGTCGAGCAGGTCGGGCAGGTCCAGCGGGTGCAGGAGGAGCAGGCGTGAGCCGGTCGTTGCGGGTGCTGGTCTGGAACGAGGGCGTCCACGAGCGGGACGACAACCCGCCGGGGATCGGCGAGTACTACCCCGACGGCATCCACGGGGCGATCGCCGCGGGGCTGCGGCGCCTGCTGCCCGACGCCGAGGTGGGCACGGCCACGCTCGACGATCCCGAGCACGGCCTCACCGAGGAGGTGCTCGCCCGCACCGACGTCCTCCTGTGGTGGGGGCACATCGCCCACGACCAGGTGGACGACGCCGTCGAGGCCCGGGTGCGTCGCCACGTGCTCGGCGGCATGGGGCTGCTGGTGCTGCACTCCGGGCACTACGCCAAGGTCTTCACCCGCCTGCTCGGCACCACCTGCTCGCTGGCCTGGCGCAACGACGGGCAGCAGGAGCTCGTCTGGACCGTGAAGCCGACCCACCCCGTCGCCGAGGGCGTGCCGAGCCCGCTGGTCATCCCCGAGCAGGAGATGTACGGCGAGCTCTTCGACATCCCCGACCCGGACGACCTCGTCTTCATCAGCTCGTTCGCCGGCGGCGAGGTCTTCCGCTCCGGGGTGACCTTCACCCGTGGGCGGGGCCGGATCTTCTACTTCTCCCCCGGCGACCAGGACTACCCCGTCTACCACCACGAGGACGTGCAGCGGGTGCTCGCCAACGGCGTGCGGTGGGCGGCGGCCCCGGAGGGCGTCGACCGCGCCGTCCCGGACGTCACCAACCCGGGGCGCACCTGGCGGTGACGCCGCCCGCCCGGTGACGGGCGCGCGTCAGGACCAGACGAGGGCCTGGGCCGGCTGCTCGACCACCGCCGCGACGTCGGCGAGGAAGCGACCGGCCTGGGCGCCGTCGACGACGCGGTGGTCGACGGTGAGGGCCAGCGTGGCCGTCCAGCGCGGTCGGACCTTGCCGCGGTGGACCCACGGGCGCCGGGCGAAGGCACCCGTCGCGAGGATGCCCGTCTCCCCCGGGTTGAGGATGGGCGCGCCCGACTCGATGCCCAGCGCCCCGATGTTCGTGATGGTGAAGGTGCCGCCCGTCATGGCGGCCGGGGGCGTGCGGCCCTCGCGGGCCGTCGTCGTCAGCGCCGTGAGCCCGGCCGCCAGGCCGTGGAGGTCGAGCGTGTGGGCGTCCCGCAGCACGGGGACGACGAGCCCGCGGGGCGTCGCGGCGGCGACGCCGACGTGGGCGCCGGCCGGGACGACGACCTCGCCGGCGGCCTCGTCCCAGCGTGCGCCCATCTCGGGGGTGCGGCCGAGGGCCAGGACGACGGCCCGGACGGCGACGACGAGCGGGGAGACGCGGACGTCGGCGAAGCGCTCGTCCGCCTTCATCGCCGCGACGAGCTTGACCGTCCGGGTGACGTCGAGGGTGTGGAAGAGAGTGGCCTGCGGCGCCTGCGCGACGCTGCGGACCATCGCGTCGGCCATGGCGCGGCGGACGCCGCGGACGGGCACGCGGGTCTCCCCGGCGACGGCCGGCGGGGCCGCCGGTGCCGGGGCGGGCGCGGACGCGTGCGCGAGGACGTCGGCGCGGGTCACCTCGCCGCGGGTGCCCGTGGGGGTCACGGCCGCGAGGTCGACGCCGCGGCCCCGGGCCAGCAGCCGCACCGGGGGCGCGGCCAGCGGGCGGGCGGCGACGGGCGCGGCGGAGGGCGCCGGCTCGGGGGCCGGCTCGGGCTCGGGGGCCGGCTCGGGCTCGGGGGTCGGGACGGGCTCCGCGGCCTGCGGCGGCGTCGTCGGGCCGGTCGCGCGCGCCCGGCGGCGGGAGGCCCGGCGCGTGGGCCCGTAGCCGACGAGGTTGCCGCCGGGGTCCTCGTCCTCGCCGCCGTCGGCCCCGCCGCCGTCCGCCGGCGCCCCGTCGGCGCCCTCGACCTCCACCGCGATGATCGGCGTGCCCACCTCGACGGTGACGCCCGGCTCGACGAGCAGGTCGCGGACGACGCCGGCGAAGGGCGAGGGCAGCTCGACGAGCGACTTGGCCGTCTCGATCTCGACGACGACGTCGTTGACCGCGACCGTGTCGCCGCGCGCCACCCGCCAGGTGACGACCTCGGCCTCGGTCAGCCCCTCGCCGACGTCGGGGAGGCGGAACTGCTGCACGGGCACGGCGGGCACCTCTCGGCGGGCGGGACGGCGGGGTGGGCGGGGCGGGGCGGCTCGGCCTCAGGTGTCGAGGACCCGGTCGACCGCGTCGAGGAGGCGGTCGGCGTCGGGCAGGTACTCCTCCTCGAGCCGCGAGACCGGGTACGGGACGGCGAGGCCGCCGACCCGGAGCACCGGGGCCTCCAGCGAGAAGAAGCAGGTCTCCGCGACCCGGGCCGCCACCTCGGCGCCGAGGCCGAGGAACGTCGGTGCCTCGTGGGCGACGACGAGCCGGCCGGTGCGGCGCACCGACTCCTCGACGGGGCCGAGGTCGAGCGGGGTGAGCGAGCGGAGGTCGACGACCTCGAGGCTGCGGCCCTCGCCGGCGGCGACGTCGGCGGCCCGCAGCGCCATCGGCACCGTGGGCCCGTAGGCGACGACCGTGACGTCGGTGCCGGGGCGGACGACGCGGGAGCGGTGCAGCGGGTACGGCGTCGCCGCGGTGTCGAGCTCGGCCTTGTCCCAGTAGTGCCGCTTGGGCTCGAGGAAGACGACGGGGTCGGGCGACTCGACCGCCTGCTGGATCATCCAGTAGGCGTCGACGGGGTTGCTGGGGCTGACGACCCGTAGGCCCGTCGTGTGCGCGAAGTACGTCTCGGGCGACTCGCTGTGGTGCTCCACCGCGCCGATGCCGCCGCCGAAGGGGATCCGGACGACCACCGGCATGGACGCCGCCCCGCGCGTGCGGTGCGTCATCTTCGCCAGCTGCGTCGTGATCTGGTCGAACGCCGGGAAGACGAAGCCGTCGAACTGCATCTCGCAGACCGGCCGGTAGCCGCGCAGGGCCAGCCCCACCGCCGTCCCGACGATGCCGGACTCGGCGAGCGGGGTGTCGAGGACGCGGTCGTCGCCGAAGTCCTTGGCCAGCCCCTCGGTGACGCGGAAGACCCCGCCGAGGGCGCCGACGTCCTCGCCCATGACGAGGACCTTCGGCTCCTTCTCCATCGCCGCCCGCAGCCCCAGGTTGATCGCGCGGGAGAGGGTGACGCGCTGCGTCGTCCGGCCCTCGCCCGGCGTCCCGTGGACGTCGTCCGTCATGCCCGCTCCTCGCCGTCCGCGGCGGCGCCCCCGTGCTCGAGGCCGGCCACGTACTCCTCGTACCAGCGGCGGTCGGCCTCGACGTGGGCGTGCGGCGCCGCGTACGCGTGCTCGAACATCTCGCCGTGCCCCGGCTCGCGCATCCCGAGGACGTCGCGGCGAAGCCGGGCCGCCAGCGC includes these proteins:
- a CDS encoding bifunctional copper resistance protein CopD/cytochrome c oxidase assembly protein; its protein translation is MSAGTAPRARRDDDATRTPADGPTGPLPRWWLAVVVLTPVVAVAGLLWALAEGGAAEPDLVRDPGAVVRYGLPLAVVVRDLALAVTIGGLVLAAGVVPARAPSWQAALRAGMVGSLVWTPASLAVLVLTAANLSGTALSDPTFGSQLAVVATQIGQGQALLVSAVVVALVATAAVGVRTPAGAGWTAALAVLALAPLALNAHSTGTSGHETAVSSWGLHVLGVAVWIGGLMALVATARRLGPELPVVARRFSTLAGVGFALVVVSGVLNASLRVAGLGDLLGTGYGRLVLVKTVASVVLGVAGYLHRRSLLATLDARATAGDRVRGPFWRLVAGEVVLVGGVLGVAAALSLTPPPVPQELPPAPTPAEYLTGELLPEPFRPSSVLTQWQPDVLWLGVAIALALAYVRGVLALRRRGDRWPVGRTVAFLLGAALLAYLTSGAPAAYGRTVFSAHMLQHMTLSMLVPIGLVLGAPVTLALRSLPRRRDGSRGPREWLLVLVESRWARFVSHPVVAAVLFAGSLIVFYYTPLFELALSTHVGHLLMTAHFVGVGFLFTNALVGVDPGPPRLGYPLRLVLLFATMAFHAFFGISIISSEALLAQSWFSSTGWGIDALADQRTGGSIAWGLGELPTVVLLVVVAVQWSRSDEREQRRRDRAADRDGDADLTAYNAMLAEKGRGRP
- the treS gene encoding maltose alpha-D-glucosyltransferase produces the protein MADGPLVAEQAPPAAHDAPEITYDEQRYPARPRRLRPRAQLEGGRRRRTPRHREADGSNPAYVDWLVQQSMLADAEHLSRQLTGSPAMWRNPYARPDARRAVAATSVWFNAYPISLITRPGESFLAAVGGEQLWEAFQAIGIDGIHTGPVKRAGGLTGWEETPSVDGHFDRVSTQIDPAFGTEEEFRALCEVADAHGGSVIDDIVPGHTGKGADFRLAEMAHGDYPGIYHMVEIPEPSWHLLPDVPAGRDAVNLDAATEARLAAEGFIIGALQRVIFYAPGVKETNWSATGPVVGVDGVTRRWVYLHYFKQGQPSINWLDPTFAGMRLVIGDALHSLAELGTSALRLDANGFLGVERSSEGSPAWSEGHPLSQAANHVIASTVRKVGGFTFQELNLGIEDIRDTGAVGADLSYDFVNRPAYHHALATGDAEFLRLTLRTSLRLGVDPATLVHGLQNHDELTYELVHWATAHATDTYEFRGREVTGDELARTVRADLLEALTGPASDYNRVFTTNGIACTSTSVIAATRGHTTLDSIGDDDVEMIRRAHLLLAMFNAWQPGVFVLSGWDLTGMLTVPEEQVRALTETGDTRWVERGAHDLLDVAPEATTSASGMPRGRSLYGPLPQQLEQADSFATRLSGLLALRAQHHLATATQVDVPDVAHPGMLVMVHRLDGGDASLTSATIQVTVLNFTGERVEGTVRSDTFVPRAAVVDARDGGEVGWVDDLHSFSVWLSPYSGLFLLIHPS
- a CDS encoding Gfo/Idh/MocA family protein yields the protein MSTATSSRPSEEPVRLVHVGLGDWGTNWERHAIPPVPEVDRVALVDPHEPTLRAAQETFGVPDAACFTSLDAALGAVRADAVLLTTPMTTHVPFALEALAAGAHVLVEKPFAGTVAEAREAVEVAERAGLTLQVSQNYRSYPAPQEARRLLRAGAVGELSAVAVDFRRWDHDAPAGASRHYDFPHPLLFDMAIHHVDLLRMITGRDAVEVYAKVMDPPWSRYREEASAALTVEMTGGLVVSYRGSWVSRAPQTAWAGRWSLEGSDGHLAFTSRGGEGPDDDELELTTATGPGAGEPRRVELARPALWGRSAGLRAFAAAVRGGPAPETTGRDNLGSVALMEAAARSAASGRVEAVEQVGQVQRVQEEQA
- a CDS encoding ThuA domain-containing protein gives rise to the protein MSRSLRVLVWNEGVHERDDNPPGIGEYYPDGIHGAIAAGLRRLLPDAEVGTATLDDPEHGLTEEVLARTDVLLWWGHIAHDQVDDAVEARVRRHVLGGMGLLVLHSGHYAKVFTRLLGTTCSLAWRNDGQQELVWTVKPTHPVAEGVPSPLVIPEQEMYGELFDIPDPDDLVFISSFAGGEVFRSGVTFTRGRGRIFYFSPGDQDYPVYHHEDVQRVLANGVRWAAAPEGVDRAVPDVTNPGRTWR
- a CDS encoding dihydrolipoamide acetyltransferase family protein; the protein is MPVQQFRLPDVGEGLTEAEVVTWRVARGDTVAVNDVVVEIETAKSLVELPSPFAGVVRDLLVEPGVTVEVGTPIIAVEVEGADGAPADGGGADGGEDEDPGGNLVGYGPTRRASRRRARATGPTTPPQAAEPVPTPEPEPAPEPEPAPEPAPSAAPVAARPLAAPPVRLLARGRGVDLAAVTPTGTRGEVTRADVLAHASAPAPAPAAPPAVAGETRVPVRGVRRAMADAMVRSVAQAPQATLFHTLDVTRTVKLVAAMKADERFADVRVSPLVVAVRAVVLALGRTPEMGARWDEAAGEVVVPAGAHVGVAAATPRGLVVPVLRDAHTLDLHGLAAGLTALTTTAREGRTPPAAMTGGTFTITNIGALGIESGAPILNPGETGILATGAFARRPWVHRGKVRPRWTATLALTVDHRVVDGAQAGRFLADVAAVVEQPAQALVWS
- a CDS encoding alpha-ketoacid dehydrogenase subunit beta, with translation MTDDVHGTPGEGRTTQRVTLSRAINLGLRAAMEKEPKVLVMGEDVGALGGVFRVTEGLAKDFGDDRVLDTPLAESGIVGTAVGLALRGYRPVCEMQFDGFVFPAFDQITTQLAKMTHRTRGAASMPVVVRIPFGGGIGAVEHHSESPETYFAHTTGLRVVSPSNPVDAYWMIQQAVESPDPVVFLEPKRHYWDKAELDTAATPYPLHRSRVVRPGTDVTVVAYGPTVPMALRAADVAAGEGRSLEVVDLRSLTPLDLGPVEESVRRTGRLVVAHEAPTFLGLGAEVAARVAETCFFSLEAPVLRVGGLAVPYPVSRLEEEYLPDADRLLDAVDRVLDT